In the Acropora muricata isolate sample 2 chromosome 10, ASM3666990v1, whole genome shotgun sequence genome, one interval contains:
- the LOC136930447 gene encoding uncharacterized protein, giving the protein MPLLATSADDVDRKRKYRPTFLVSTKTEISMHQLTWKDTKLDPERFSDWFKFLSVIAYVVRFVQNCLRVPRLHGFLTVDELSDAEVMVLHQVQLESYREEVLRAHKGEVLPSSSKILPISPVLASDGLLRGNSHLRLADNIAWEARHPVILPRKHRVTRLIVDRLHKDSNHAGTNQVLASLSARFWLPGAREEIPECERACMVCRRLKVQPASQIMAPLPAVRTQMSLRAFSNISVDFAGPFLTKQGRGKTKFKTLSTPFCLHEYPSGTLGNGMWIRYKLFSQCILQDDCTQRISHSGDI; this is encoded by the coding sequence ATGCCTTTGCTTGCCACCAGCGCCGATGACGTAGACAGGAAACGCAAGTATAGACCTACATTTCTTGTCTCCACTAAAACAGAAATCTCCATGCACCAGTTGACATGGAAGGATACGAAACTAGATCCAGAGCGATTTTCTGACTGGTTCAAATTTCTCAGTGTGATAGCATATGTTGTTCGATTTGTTCAGAACTGTTTGAGAGTTCCAAGGCTACATGGTTTCTTGACGGTTGATGAACTCAGTGATGCTGAAGTCATGGTGCTTCATCAAGTGCAGCTAGAATCATATCGTGAGGAAGTACTGCGAGCACACAAAGGAGAAGTGTTGCCTTCAAGTTCAAAGATTTTGCCAATATCACCAGTCTTAGCAAGTGATGGGCTACTACGTGGAAATAGCCACTTGCGATTGGCAGATAACATTGCTTGGGAAGCTCGACACCCTGTCATTTTACCAAGGAAGCACCGAGTTACAAGACTTATTGTCGACCGACTACACAAGGACAGCAATCATGCAGGGACAAACCAAGTTTTAGCCTCGCTGTCTGCAAGATTCTGGCTTCCTGGAGCAAGAGAGGAGATCCCTGAATGTGAAAGAGCATGTATGGTTTGCAGAAGACTAAAAGTTCAGCCAGCTTCACAGATCATGGCCCCACTCCCTGCAGTCAGAACACAAATGTCATTGCGTGCATTCAGCAACATCTCTGTTGATTTTGCTGGTCCATTTCTAACAAAGCAAGGAAGAGGGAAGACAAAGTTTAAAACGTTATCTACGCCTTTTTGCTTGCATGAATACCCCAGCGGCACACTTGGAAATGGCATGTGGATTAGATACAAACTCTTTTCTCAATGCATTCTACAGGATGACTGCACGCAGAGGATTTCCCACTCAGGTGATATCTGA
- the LOC136930446 gene encoding uncharacterized protein — protein MWFKEIPDLAKIKVPRCLKEVEKVADSQLHVFMDASQEANGAVAYLRHEYQSVTVTTRLVMSKAKVTPLKAISVPRLELMAAIVGLQIADTASQNLGIPKEKWIFWSDSLDVLYWVRGRSRQFKPFVSNRVGEIQTKPDPAQWVYTPTKANPADKLTRGATADSLINGGMVLST, from the coding sequence ATGTGGTTTAAAGAGATTCCAGACTTGGCAAAGATCAAAGTCCCAAGGTGTTTAAAGGAGGTCGAAAAAGTCGCAGATTCACAACTACATGTATTCATGGATGCATCACAAGAGGCAAATGGTGCAGTGGCTTACCTGAGGCACGAGTACCAGTCGGTAACTGTAACGACTCGTCTTGTGATGTCGAAGGCCAAAGTTACACCACTGAAAGCTATCAGTGTACCTCGCTTAGAGCTCATGGCGGCTATTGTTGGTTTACAAATTGCTGACACAGCAAGTCAAAATCTTGGCATCCCAAAGGAGAAGTGGATCTTTTGGTCTGACAGTCTTGATGTTCTTTATTGGGTGCGTGGTCGCTCAAGACAGTTCAAACCGTTTGTCTCAAACAGAGTTGGGGAGATACAGACCAAACCTGATCCTGCTCAGTGGGTCTACACACCAACTAAAGCCAACCCAGCCGACAAGTTAACCAGAGGAGCGACAGCTGATTCACTGATTAATGGTGGAATGGTCCTGAGTACCTGA